The following are encoded in a window of Leptolyngbya sp. CCY15150 genomic DNA:
- a CDS encoding lecithin retinol acyltransferase family protein → MARGDQIYVMRPLGKMQGVYEHHGIDYGDGSVIHYRKPEQEPAIISHTSMSSFSQGHRIYIKRYQTSFIADDVIRRAESRLGEQQYDLLTNNCEHFATWCKTGQQDSAQLRQFGLGFAGFSPKESHQLVEEATVSTPEQAIPLVQQALNNVAIARAPLQARYDRAIADMQTWHRVAQLALRQGKETVARAALERKVASKKQLPDLQAQLRTLDDLQRDLQKKLQQVQTRSF, encoded by the coding sequence ATGGCTAGAGGCGACCAGATTTATGTCATGCGTCCCTTGGGCAAAATGCAGGGGGTCTATGAACACCACGGTATTGATTACGGCGATGGCAGCGTCATTCACTATCGCAAGCCGGAGCAGGAGCCCGCGATCATTAGCCACACCTCCATGTCCTCGTTCTCCCAAGGCCACCGCATCTACATCAAACGCTATCAAACCTCATTTATCGCCGACGATGTGATTAGACGGGCTGAAAGTCGCTTGGGGGAACAGCAGTACGATTTGTTGACCAATAATTGCGAACACTTTGCTACCTGGTGCAAAACCGGGCAGCAAGACAGCGCCCAACTGCGCCAGTTTGGCTTGGGCTTTGCTGGCTTCAGTCCCAAGGAGTCCCATCAGTTGGTGGAAGAAGCCACCGTTAGCACTCCTGAACAGGCGATCCCCTTGGTTCAGCAAGCCTTGAATAATGTGGCCATCGCTCGGGCTCCCCTACAAGCTCGCTACGATCGAGCGATCGCTGACATGCAGACCTGGCATCGAGTAGCCCAACTAGCCCTCCGCCAAGGCAAAGAGACCGTGGCCCGTGCTGCCCTAGAACGCAAGGTAGCCAGCAAGAAACAACTGCCTGACCTCCAAGCCCAACTGCGCACCTTAGATGACCTGCAGCGCGACCTTCAGAAAAAACTTCAGCAGGTGCAGACGCGGTCGTTCTAA
- the psb29 gene encoding photosystem II biogenesis protein Psp29 — protein MNNVRTVSDTKRAFYTLHTRPINSIYRRVVEELMVEMHLLSVNADFRYDAIYALGTVTTFDRFMQGYQPEHDQTSMFAALCQAIESDPQTYRQSAEQLQAEAGQFSIEGLIDSLKAEDSSDDRLTVSTLRGVAASGSFKYSRLFAIGLYRLLECIDPELLTQSDRCNQVLEELGQLMHLPTSKMQKDLELYRSNLDKIVQAKSVMEDILKADRKKKEEREKQRQMAASSDPVAETPETP, from the coding sequence GTGAATAACGTCCGCACTGTCTCTGATACGAAGCGTGCTTTTTACACGCTCCACACTCGCCCGATCAACTCGATCTATCGCCGTGTTGTCGAGGAGTTGATGGTTGAAATGCATTTACTGTCTGTAAATGCCGATTTCCGCTACGATGCCATTTACGCCTTAGGAACGGTAACCACCTTTGATCGCTTCATGCAGGGCTACCAACCAGAGCATGACCAAACATCTATGTTTGCAGCTTTATGCCAGGCGATTGAGTCGGATCCGCAAACCTATCGCCAAAGCGCCGAGCAGCTCCAGGCAGAAGCCGGGCAGTTTTCCATTGAAGGGTTGATCGACAGCCTCAAGGCAGAAGACAGCAGTGACGATCGCTTAACGGTGTCTACCCTACGAGGTGTAGCAGCTTCAGGGTCATTTAAGTACAGCCGCCTGTTTGCCATTGGTCTCTATCGCCTTTTGGAGTGCATCGATCCAGAATTGTTGACCCAAAGCGATCGTTGCAATCAGGTTCTGGAAGAACTCGGTCAACTCATGCATTTGCCCACCAGCAAGATGCAAAAAGACCTAGAGCTTTATCGCAGCAATCTTGACAAAATTGTCCAAGCCAAGTCGGTGATGGAAGATATTCTCAAAGCCGACCGCAAGAAGAAAGAAGAGCGGGAAAAACAGCGACAGATGGCCGCTTCCAGCGATCCGGTAGCAGAAACGCCCGAAACACCTTAA
- a CDS encoding response regulator produces MNRILVIEDEDAIRELISDILENEGYEVFSAPNGQEGLQLVTQTDPDLILCDIMMPTLSGYDVLAHVRSVSQAETTPFIFLTAKASRSDQRHGMEMGADDYLSKPFTRLELLNAVDARLQKKAVVGSHYQRKIEELRKNIAQAMPHELLTPLNGLMGLADILKYEHDGIDAESLSEIADGISLSARRLHRVINNTLLYSKLRVLASDEVQAAEFRSHILQQPEFVAQCAAMDVAEQKGRQTDLTMAMENATIGVSEANLQKIIEELIDNACKFSLPGTSIVVSGGPEGDGYHLCVSDRGRGMQPEQIQAIGAFQQFERQLYEQQGSGLGLVIVEQLVNLYDGSWRIDSDLDGGTQVHLWVPLADDQALEELLNF; encoded by the coding sequence ATGAACAGAATTTTAGTGATTGAAGACGAAGATGCTATTCGTGAACTCATCTCAGATATCTTGGAAAATGAGGGATACGAGGTCTTTTCCGCCCCTAATGGTCAAGAAGGTCTTCAGCTCGTTACCCAAACTGATCCAGATTTGATTCTGTGTGACATCATGATGCCAACCCTGAGTGGCTACGACGTGCTGGCTCATGTGCGATCTGTTTCTCAAGCAGAGACGACGCCGTTTATTTTTCTGACGGCGAAGGCCAGCCGCTCCGATCAACGCCATGGCATGGAAATGGGTGCTGATGATTATTTGAGCAAGCCCTTTACGCGACTAGAACTCCTCAATGCGGTGGATGCACGGCTCCAGAAAAAGGCTGTGGTGGGGAGCCATTATCAGCGCAAGATTGAGGAACTACGCAAAAACATTGCTCAGGCTATGCCCCATGAGTTACTTACCCCATTAAATGGGCTGATGGGTTTAGCAGACATCCTGAAATATGAGCATGATGGTATTGATGCAGAGAGCCTCTCAGAAATTGCTGATGGCATTAGCCTATCTGCCCGCCGACTCCATCGTGTAATTAACAATACCTTACTCTATTCCAAGCTGCGAGTCTTGGCTAGTGATGAGGTTCAGGCGGCCGAGTTTCGATCCCATATCTTACAGCAGCCAGAGTTTGTGGCTCAATGTGCCGCGATGGATGTGGCAGAACAAAAGGGACGCCAGACCGATCTGACGATGGCCATGGAGAATGCCACAATTGGGGTGAGTGAGGCTAATTTACAGAAAATCATTGAAGAGTTGATTGACAATGCCTGTAAGTTTTCCTTGCCAGGTACATCGATTGTGGTGTCGGGTGGGCCAGAGGGGGATGGGTATCATCTCTGTGTGAGCGATCGCGGCCGAGGGATGCAGCCAGAACAAATTCAAGCCATTGGAGCATTTCAGCAATTTGAGCGCCAGCTCTATGAGCAGCAGGGCAGTGGTTTAGGATTGGTGATTGTGGAGCAGTTGGTGAATCTATATGACGGCAGTTGGCGCATTGATAGTGATCTTGATGGCGGTACCCAGGTGCATCTTTGGGTGCCCTTGGCGGATGACCAGGCCCTTGAGGAGTTGCTGAACTTTTAG
- a CDS encoding response regulator has product MSIEILLVEDSPSDADLAIEALRKSKVLNHVHVVEDGVEAIAFVRHQGDYANHPHPDLILLDLNLPRKNGREVLAELKSDPDLATIPIIVLTTSSAEEDIRSAYSLHANCYLIKPVDLEQFMTLIKAIEDFWLAAVKLPPRRT; this is encoded by the coding sequence ATGTCTATTGAGATTTTGCTGGTTGAAGATTCTCCAAGTGATGCAGACCTTGCGATCGAAGCCCTCCGTAAATCTAAGGTACTCAATCACGTCCATGTCGTAGAAGATGGAGTGGAGGCGATCGCATTTGTTCGACACCAGGGAGACTATGCCAATCATCCGCACCCTGACCTCATTCTGCTAGATCTCAACTTACCTCGAAAAAATGGTCGTGAGGTGTTGGCTGAGCTGAAGTCTGATCCAGACTTGGCCACCATTCCTATCATTGTCCTCACCACATCCTCCGCCGAGGAGGACATTCGGAGTGCTTATAGCCTCCACGCCAATTGCTACCTGATTAAACCGGTCGATTTAGAGCAATTCATGACCCTCATCAAAGCGATCGAAGATTTTTGGCTTGCTGCCGTCAAACTGCCGCCGCGAAGGACGTAG
- a CDS encoding EAL domain-containing response regulator, producing MSPKKILVIEDEPMLRDLISDLLEAECYEPICAEDGISGLQMARDITPDLILCDVMLPGIDGYGILAALQQEVITAAVPFIFLTAKSERLDIRHGMALGADDYITKPFDRLDLLDTIRTRLKKQAALHQAYGNASEGSHTQIEDRDRLLKALEQDEFSLYYQPQISLQTGELVGAEALIRWHDPQRGLVPPNDFIPLAESTGVIIPIGRWVLQTVCQQAVTWQEQRMPPLKLAVNISGAQFNRPDLIPEITQVLDQTGLPPRYLSLELTESLLVQNVESTINTLNELHARGLQVSVDDFGTGYASLGYLQHFSFNTLKLDRCFVKQVNQNTKNAAIVMALIQMAHSLDLDVIAEGVETEDERDFLAMHRCDAMQGYLFSRPLPALEFAQLVTRCQVAVDVSFR from the coding sequence ATGTCTCCCAAAAAGATCTTGGTTATTGAAGATGAACCCATGCTCCGCGATCTCATTTCAGATTTGCTGGAAGCTGAGTGTTATGAACCAATCTGTGCTGAAGATGGGATATCTGGGTTACAAATGGCTCGCGACATCACCCCAGACTTAATTTTGTGTGATGTGATGCTGCCAGGAATAGATGGCTACGGCATTTTAGCGGCCTTGCAGCAAGAGGTCATCACCGCCGCCGTTCCGTTTATTTTTCTAACCGCCAAATCAGAGCGCTTGGATATCCGCCACGGCATGGCCTTGGGTGCTGACGACTATATTACCAAGCCGTTTGATCGTCTAGATCTTCTTGATACCATTCGTACGAGGCTCAAGAAGCAAGCCGCTCTGCATCAAGCCTACGGCAATGCATCTGAAGGATCTCATACCCAGATCGAAGATCGCGATCGCCTCCTGAAAGCTTTAGAGCAGGATGAATTCTCCCTCTACTACCAGCCTCAGATCAGTCTACAAACGGGTGAGTTGGTGGGAGCAGAAGCTCTGATTCGCTGGCATGATCCGCAGCGCGGCCTGGTTCCTCCCAATGACTTTATTCCCCTAGCCGAGTCTACGGGGGTGATCATCCCCATCGGGCGCTGGGTATTACAAACAGTATGTCAACAAGCGGTGACATGGCAAGAACAGCGGATGCCGCCGCTTAAGTTAGCCGTTAATATATCTGGGGCACAATTTAATCGTCCTGATCTCATTCCCGAGATAACTCAGGTGCTCGATCAAACTGGGTTGCCTCCGCGTTACCTCAGTCTTGAATTGACCGAGAGCCTGCTCGTACAAAATGTGGAAAGCACCATCAATACCCTGAACGAACTCCATGCTCGGGGATTACAGGTGTCGGTGGATGATTTTGGCACCGGCTATGCATCGCTGGGATACCTGCAGCATTTCTCGTTTAATACCCTGAAGTTAGATCGCTGTTTTGTAAAGCAGGTAAATCAAAATACTAAGAATGCAGCGATTGTCATGGCTCTCATTCAAATGGCCCACAGTTTAGATCTCGATGTGATTGCTGAAGGAGTGGAAACGGAAGATGAACGAGATTTCTTAGCCATGCATCGTTGTGATGCCATGCAGGGTTACTTATTTAGCCGACCCTTACCTGCTTTAGAGTTTGCTCAACTCGTCACGCGCTGCCAAGTCGCCGTAGATGTATCCTTCCGTTGA
- a CDS encoding PAS domain S-box protein yields MVNSPLKILLIEDNPADADLFQDVLDDANSLSWTLMHVESLQAAIAHLDTQACDVVLSDLSLPDAQGLEAVTQLHAEFPDLAIVVLTGLRSEEVGLSALRAGAQDYLVKGQIDYALLMRTIRYAVERSKTQRVMRQQAAAMAASRDGIAIVDQHHCFTYLNQAFVDIYGYHQPTELLGRGCWSVYADQEQAKIQAEILPAIARQHHWSGEIMGQRQDGTLFYQELSLSRFGQQEFVCIIRDISDRKLAEADLRIARYSLDRVGDAVFLVQDDGQILYVNEAACEALGYSQDELLALSIDKIDPHYPQSLWQSHWQNFKQRGSYTEESINLTKLGQEIPVELNSSYLEFDDKELKCTIVRNISDRKRSEEALRQSEEKFRQLAENIHDCFFLLSADGQQLLYISPGYQDIWGYPCPSLMEDPKACFFDGAHLEDQNRIRQAFKAHLSAKTDLNEEYRIVQSDGTVRWVWIRASYVLNSVGRPYRIAGIAEDISDRKQAETALQSQFRLLQILIDTIPNPIFYKDTHGIYLGCNRAFEDYLGTTREVIIGQTIDAIAPPELANSYRDDAKTLRHLHGGNQVYESSVVRADGTRQDVIFYKALFHDANGRPQGVVGTLLDITERKQTEADILQTLEHEKELNELKSRFISTASHEFRTPLTTILSATELLEYPDYKLKPEKRLRYYQQIKSAVQHMIQLLDDVLLISRYDSGRLSFTPIPLDLAEFCRTLVEGIQLNANQLNAQQHAIQFTYLPPSPAELAAIANQPPITLPLRPYLDEKLLRHVISNLLSNALKYSPAHAEIEFQVTIRPSPQASAPLTATFLIRDRGIGIPSEDLSRLFEPFHRAKNVGTIPGTGLGLSIVKNAIDLHGGHIQIDSILGEGTSFIVELPLHFSATGFTTIPHPEALNSLGVHHESS; encoded by the coding sequence ATGGTCAACTCCCCCCTCAAAATTTTGTTGATTGAAGATAATCCGGCCGATGCGGATCTATTCCAAGATGTGCTGGATGATGCCAATTCGCTGTCCTGGACGTTGATGCATGTGGAGTCTTTGCAAGCAGCGATCGCCCACCTCGATACCCAGGCTTGTGATGTGGTGCTATCCGACCTCTCCCTGCCCGATGCCCAAGGTTTGGAAGCCGTCACCCAACTTCATGCAGAGTTTCCTGACCTAGCTATTGTGGTGCTCACGGGGCTGCGCAGCGAAGAGGTGGGGCTCTCTGCCCTGCGAGCTGGAGCCCAAGACTACTTGGTGAAAGGGCAAATTGACTATGCGTTGCTGATGCGCACGATCCGCTATGCGGTGGAGCGATCGAAAACCCAGCGCGTCATGCGCCAGCAAGCGGCGGCCATGGCCGCCTCGCGGGATGGCATTGCCATTGTCGATCAGCATCACTGCTTTACTTATCTTAACCAAGCCTTTGTAGACATCTATGGGTACCATCAGCCCACAGAACTTTTAGGGCGGGGATGCTGGAGTGTTTATGCAGATCAGGAGCAGGCTAAAATTCAAGCAGAAATTTTGCCCGCGATCGCCCGGCAGCACCACTGGAGCGGTGAAATCATGGGACAGCGGCAGGATGGCACGTTGTTTTACCAAGAGCTATCTCTCTCCCGCTTTGGGCAACAGGAGTTTGTTTGCATCATTCGCGATATTAGCGATCGCAAGCTAGCGGAAGCCGACCTACGCATTGCCCGCTACTCCCTCGACCGGGTGGGGGATGCGGTCTTTTTGGTGCAGGACGATGGACAAATTCTCTATGTCAACGAAGCCGCCTGTGAGGCTCTTGGCTATAGCCAGGATGAACTGCTAGCTCTGTCCATTGATAAGATTGATCCCCACTACCCGCAGTCCCTTTGGCAGTCCCATTGGCAGAATTTCAAGCAGCGGGGTAGCTATACGGAAGAGTCGATCAACCTGACTAAATTGGGTCAGGAGATCCCCGTCGAGCTCAACTCTAGCTATCTAGAATTTGATGACAAGGAGCTTAAGTGTACGATCGTCCGCAACATTAGCGATCGCAAGCGATCGGAAGAAGCCCTGCGCCAAAGTGAAGAAAAGTTTCGCCAACTGGCCGAAAACATCCACGACTGCTTTTTTCTGCTGTCTGCCGACGGACAGCAACTCCTCTACATCAGCCCTGGCTATCAAGACATTTGGGGCTATCCCTGCCCGTCCCTGATGGAAGATCCCAAAGCCTGTTTCTTTGATGGAGCCCATCTAGAGGATCAAAATCGCATCCGTCAGGCCTTCAAAGCTCATCTCAGTGCCAAGACCGACCTCAACGAAGAATACCGGATTGTGCAATCTGACGGTACGGTGCGCTGGGTCTGGATCCGGGCCTCCTATGTGCTGAACTCCGTTGGCCGTCCCTATCGAATTGCTGGTATTGCTGAAGACATTAGCGATCGCAAGCAGGCGGAGACAGCTCTACAATCCCAGTTTCGGCTACTGCAAATCCTCATCGATACCATTCCCAACCCAATTTTCTATAAAGACACCCACGGGATTTATCTAGGCTGTAACCGAGCATTTGAAGACTATCTGGGGACGACCCGAGAGGTCATCATTGGTCAAACCATTGATGCGATCGCTCCCCCTGAGCTAGCCAACAGCTATCGTGATGACGCCAAAACCCTGCGCCACCTCCATGGAGGCAACCAGGTGTATGAAAGTTCCGTGGTGCGGGCCGACGGCACGCGTCAAGATGTCATTTTTTACAAGGCGCTCTTTCATGATGCCAATGGTCGCCCCCAAGGCGTTGTCGGCACCTTGTTGGATATTACGGAGCGCAAGCAAACCGAAGCCGATATTTTGCAAACCCTGGAGCATGAAAAAGAACTCAATGAGCTAAAATCTCGGTTCATTTCCACCGCATCCCACGAGTTTCGCACGCCCCTCACCACTATTTTGAGTGCGACGGAGCTGCTGGAATATCCAGACTATAAGCTCAAGCCAGAGAAACGGCTGCGCTACTACCAGCAAATTAAATCAGCGGTGCAGCATATGATTCAGCTCTTGGATGATGTATTGCTGATCAGCCGCTATGACTCGGGCCGGCTCTCCTTTACGCCCATTCCCCTCGACCTCGCTGAGTTTTGTCGAACCTTGGTGGAGGGCATTCAGCTCAATGCCAATCAACTCAATGCCCAGCAGCACGCGATTCAATTCACCTACCTACCGCCCAGTCCGGCGGAATTAGCAGCGATCGCCAATCAGCCGCCGATCACCTTGCCCCTGCGTCCTTATCTCGACGAAAAACTGTTGCGGCATGTGATTAGCAACCTGCTGTCCAATGCGCTGAAATACTCGCCAGCCCATGCTGAGATTGAATTCCAGGTGACGATTCGACCTTCCCCGCAGGCCAGCGCGCCGCTCACCGCCACCTTCCTGATTCGCGATCGCGGCATTGGTATTCCCTCGGAAGATCTATCCCGATTGTTCGAACCCTTCCACCGCGCTAAGAATGTGGGCACCATTCCCGGAACGGGTCTAGGGTTATCCATTGTTAAGAATGCCATCGATCTTCACGGCGGCCATATTCAGATTGACAGTATCCTAGGGGAGGGCACCAGTTTTATAGTTGAGTTACCCCTACACTTTTCTGCAACTGGATTCACGACCATTCCCCATCCAGAGGCACTGAATTCTTTGGGCGTTCACCATGAATCGTCATGA
- a CDS encoding peptidoglycan-binding protein: MDIFNVRQLGTRVSAPPVLMSSAKRGQPCQRFSNRSQPDSRQGLGLGSRLGLWVGLLGLSGLYAAPGFAQAPSARLQNEVAQRSPNLISQALVLRRGASGAPVERLQRALQDLGYYDGPITGFFGALTETAVRQFQADSGLPTDGIVGASTETALFGTPVAPAATAPASTSGFIRRGSTGAQVVALQERLAALGYYTGGIDGDFGAGTDTALRAFQSRNNLTVDGIVGPGTEAALRSSSAVAAAAPTPPTTPAPTTPPVRVPDPDDGILEFGESGPEVLTLQTLLQSLGFYQGGLDGIYGPGTRDAVTAFQRSQALTPDGVAGAQTRARLDQVAATPPPTPPTPPVVTVPPPVTPAPTTPAPTTPAPVADTTGRFSVLELQRRLADRGLYTGALDGILGPATRTAIQAAQREYNLNESDILQGQF; encoded by the coding sequence ATGGATATTTTCAACGTGCGTCAACTGGGAACGAGAGTCAGCGCCCCCCCGGTGCTGATGTCCTCAGCAAAACGAGGGCAACCCTGCCAGCGCTTTTCCAACCGTTCACAACCCGATTCACGTCAAGGCTTAGGGCTGGGATCCCGCCTAGGGCTCTGGGTTGGGTTGCTGGGGTTGTCTGGGCTCTATGCCGCACCAGGATTCGCCCAAGCTCCCAGTGCAAGGCTGCAGAATGAGGTAGCTCAACGCTCACCCAACCTGATCAGCCAAGCCCTTGTCTTGCGTCGAGGGGCGTCTGGAGCTCCGGTAGAACGCCTCCAGCGCGCCCTCCAGGATCTGGGTTACTACGATGGCCCGATCACAGGCTTTTTTGGTGCTCTTACGGAAACAGCGGTACGGCAGTTTCAGGCAGATTCTGGGTTGCCCACGGATGGCATTGTCGGTGCATCGACGGAGACAGCCCTATTTGGCACCCCCGTGGCACCAGCCGCCACAGCACCAGCCAGCACCTCTGGCTTTATCCGGCGTGGCAGCACTGGCGCACAGGTCGTTGCTCTGCAAGAACGCCTAGCAGCGCTGGGCTACTACACAGGCGGCATTGATGGAGACTTTGGTGCTGGCACTGATACGGCGCTACGAGCCTTCCAATCCCGCAATAACCTGACGGTGGATGGCATTGTTGGCCCAGGTACAGAGGCAGCCTTGCGTAGTTCCTCTGCTGTGGCAGCCGCAGCGCCTACGCCACCCACGACTCCTGCCCCAACCACTCCACCGGTAAGGGTGCCCGATCCCGATGATGGGATTTTAGAATTTGGTGAATCTGGCCCAGAAGTGCTGACCCTCCAAACCCTGCTTCAGTCTCTCGGGTTTTACCAGGGAGGACTAGACGGAATCTACGGCCCCGGTACTCGGGATGCCGTCACGGCCTTTCAACGGTCTCAGGCCCTGACGCCAGATGGGGTAGCTGGGGCCCAAACCCGCGCTCGGCTCGACCAAGTTGCCGCTACCCCGCCGCCAACGCCGCCAACCCCACCGGTTGTCACGGTGCCGCCGCCTGTAACACCAGCTCCCACAACTCCAGCCCCCACAACTCCAGCTCCAGTCGCAGACACAACAGGGCGATTTAGCGTCTTGGAATTACAGCGACGACTCGCCGATCGCGGCCTGTATACGGGGGCTCTGGATGGCATCTTAGGCCCAGCAACCCGCACTGCTATCCAGGCAGCTCAACGGGAATATAACCTCAATGAGTCTGATATTCTCCAAGGGCAATTTTAA
- the hemF gene encoding oxygen-dependent coproporphyrinogen oxidase — protein sequence MVHSPINPSTADPLATAPPADSHERIRQFLQGLQDQICQRLEALDGQSTFKEDSWEREEGGGGRSRVIRDGRVFEQGGVNFSEVWGNTLPPSILNQRPEAKGHKFYATGTSMVLHPRNPYVPTVHLNYRYFEAGPVWWFGGGLDLTPYYPFAEDATHLHQTLKQACDRHHPDYYPTFKQWCDEYFYLKHRDETRGVGGIFFDYQDGRRQELYQGPDPDGPAAAYSRNLGDVEPRSWEQIFAFVQDCGQAFLPAYVPIVERRQDTEYSDRQRQFQLYRRGRYVEFNLVYDRGTIFGLQTNGRTESILMSLPPLVRWEYDYKPEANTPESELYDVFLKPQDWVNWQS from the coding sequence ATGGTACATTCTCCAATTAACCCGTCTACGGCCGATCCCCTCGCAACCGCACCTCCGGCAGACTCCCACGAGCGCATCCGCCAGTTTCTCCAAGGGCTCCAGGATCAAATTTGTCAGCGCCTTGAAGCTTTAGATGGGCAAAGCACGTTCAAAGAAGATTCCTGGGAGCGTGAAGAGGGCGGTGGCGGTCGGTCGCGGGTGATTCGCGATGGCCGAGTTTTTGAACAGGGCGGCGTTAACTTCTCTGAAGTCTGGGGCAACACCCTACCACCCTCCATTTTGAACCAGCGTCCTGAAGCTAAGGGTCACAAATTCTACGCCACGGGTACCTCTATGGTGCTGCATCCTCGCAATCCCTACGTGCCGACGGTGCATTTAAACTATCGCTACTTTGAAGCTGGGCCCGTGTGGTGGTTTGGCGGTGGTCTGGATCTCACCCCCTATTATCCCTTCGCAGAAGATGCTACCCACCTGCACCAAACTCTTAAGCAAGCCTGCGATCGCCACCATCCCGACTACTATCCAACCTTTAAGCAGTGGTGCGATGAATATTTCTACCTGAAGCATCGGGATGAAACTCGGGGCGTCGGCGGCATCTTCTTTGACTACCAAGATGGTCGCCGTCAAGAGCTCTATCAAGGCCCTGACCCCGATGGCCCCGCCGCTGCCTATAGCCGTAACCTGGGCGACGTTGAACCGCGCAGTTGGGAACAGATCTTCGCCTTTGTGCAAGACTGTGGTCAGGCATTTTTACCCGCCTATGTACCGATTGTGGAACGCCGTCAGGATACTGAATACAGCGATCGCCAGCGGCAGTTTCAACTCTACCGTCGCGGGCGCTACGTAGAATTCAACCTCGTCTACGATCGCGGCACGATCTTCGGTCTGCAGACCAATGGTCGCACCGAGTCTATTTTGATGTCCCTGCCGCCCCTCGTGCGCTGGGAATATGACTACAAGCCCGAAGCCAACACGCCAGAATCCGAACTCTACGACGTTTTCCTAAAGCCCCAAGACTGGGTGAACTGGCAGTCCTAA
- a CDS encoding STAS domain-containing protein, which produces MEQTEHKTQDGRTVIVMAPTGRLDITTAWQFRLKLQECISSVSPHVVINLGQVNFIDSSGLTSLVAGMRDADKNKGSFRLCNVHPEAKLVFEVTMMDSVFDIYETEEDALSRASSNLK; this is translated from the coding sequence ATGGAGCAGACAGAACACAAAACCCAAGATGGCCGAACGGTAATTGTGATGGCTCCAACAGGACGATTAGACATCACCACCGCCTGGCAGTTTCGCCTCAAACTCCAAGAATGTATTTCCAGCGTTAGCCCCCACGTTGTGATCAATTTGGGGCAGGTTAACTTTATTGATAGCTCTGGCCTCACCTCCCTCGTGGCCGGAATGCGCGACGCAGACAAAAACAAAGGCAGCTTTCGCCTATGCAACGTTCATCCAGAAGCTAAGCTCGTCTTTGAAGTGACGATGATGGACTCTGTGTTTGACATTTATGAAACCGAAGAAGACGCCTTGAGCCGTGCATCAAGTAACTTGAAGTAG